The Streptomyces griseiscabiei genome includes a window with the following:
- a CDS encoding response regulator transcription factor encodes MLHVGVIGRVSLERAGVRRVLEEDERIRVVGEGPADQSSLLVRTSRPNLLVTIHDSPSEALSMLRATAPALPSIVLVSHLTEQTTRMLLRRGANGILLREDSVSHLHWAVRAAAAGGLALAPTAAAFVTARLTRPDRPAEETVTALKLVALLSPREREILRFLEKGVANAETADTLNISGHTVKDHIRAIYAKLGVDNRVQAARIAWQADSGCSTGTDAQAGISAEPGARVGASATADAEARAGLSHTAASRGTGFRPSGAAMPHPYRR; translated from the coding sequence ATGCTGCATGTGGGAGTGATCGGGCGTGTGTCACTGGAACGGGCGGGAGTTCGGCGCGTTCTGGAGGAGGACGAGCGCATCCGGGTCGTCGGCGAGGGACCGGCCGACCAGTCGTCGCTCCTGGTACGGACGTCCAGGCCGAACCTGCTCGTCACCATCCACGACAGCCCGAGCGAGGCACTGAGCATGCTGCGCGCGACGGCCCCGGCCCTGCCGAGCATCGTGCTGGTCAGTCATCTGACGGAACAGACCACCAGGATGCTGCTGCGCCGCGGCGCCAACGGAATCCTCCTCCGCGAGGACTCCGTCAGCCATCTGCACTGGGCGGTGCGGGCCGCCGCCGCGGGCGGTCTCGCGCTCGCGCCCACTGCCGCGGCATTCGTGACCGCCCGCCTCACGAGGCCCGACCGGCCGGCCGAGGAAACGGTCACCGCGCTGAAGCTGGTGGCCTTACTCAGCCCTCGTGAGAGGGAGATCCTGCGATTCCTGGAGAAGGGCGTCGCGAACGCGGAGACAGCCGACACGCTGAACATCAGCGGACACACCGTCAAGGACCACATCCGTGCCATCTACGCGAAACTGGGGGTCGACAACCGCGTCCAAGCCGCCCGTATCGCCTGGCAGGCGGACAGCGGCTGTTCCACCGGAACGGATGCCCAGGCAGGCATCTCCGCCGAACCCGGTGCCCGAGTCGGCGCGAGCGCCACAGCCGACGCGGAGGCCCGGGCCGGCCTTTCCCACACGGCCGCCAGCAGGGGAACCGGATTCCGGCCGAGCGGCGCGGCGATGCCTCATCCGTACCGACGATGA
- a CDS encoding helix-turn-helix transcriptional regulator, which yields MAGHTTEKHPHGADRLCAAGDRVYSRAVRRGRVPREDADAVPCLLELALLHPDPDDMGWLIPTSPQEVMTRLLRGVHAEVSASQARMGAAVDAVEWYAGLGSSRARQPGESSAIRVLDGLARIRAAIDEATDRCATEVLTVQPGGIRREDELREGLHRALAMCRRGVRMRDLYTHVARHGQGLHNYMELMGESAEARTLDEVVERLIVFDRTVAFIPANSDRTMALEIRHPALVEYLVTVFERLWRLAVPLAASLPSTGVAGITHRERSIAALLAEGHQDAVVAERLGISVRTCRAHIARLSERLGAASRTQLGVRIAEAGLEGPPRTTPPDDLPALPSPTLPVPAPESPTAR from the coding sequence ATGGCCGGGCACACGACCGAAAAGCATCCGCATGGTGCCGACCGGCTCTGCGCGGCCGGGGACCGTGTGTACTCCAGAGCGGTACGGCGGGGCCGCGTCCCGCGCGAGGACGCCGACGCCGTGCCCTGCCTCCTCGAACTCGCCCTGCTGCACCCCGACCCCGACGACATGGGCTGGCTGATCCCGACCTCCCCGCAGGAGGTCATGACCCGGCTGCTGCGCGGCGTCCACGCGGAGGTCAGCGCCAGCCAGGCCCGGATGGGCGCGGCGGTGGACGCCGTCGAGTGGTACGCGGGCCTCGGCAGCTCCCGGGCCCGGCAGCCGGGGGAGAGCAGCGCGATCCGGGTGCTCGACGGGCTGGCCCGGATCCGCGCGGCGATCGACGAGGCCACCGACCGCTGTGCGACCGAGGTGCTGACCGTGCAGCCGGGCGGCATCCGGCGCGAGGACGAGCTGCGTGAGGGGCTGCACCGGGCGCTGGCGATGTGCCGGCGGGGCGTGCGGATGCGGGACCTGTACACGCATGTGGCCCGGCACGGGCAGGGCCTGCACAACTACATGGAGCTGATGGGGGAGTCGGCGGAGGCCCGCACCCTGGACGAGGTCGTGGAGCGCCTCATCGTCTTCGACCGTACGGTGGCCTTCATCCCCGCCAACAGCGACCGCACCATGGCCCTGGAGATCCGTCACCCCGCGCTGGTGGAGTACCTGGTCACGGTCTTCGAACGCCTCTGGCGCCTCGCCGTCCCGCTGGCCGCGTCCCTCCCCTCGACCGGCGTCGCGGGCATCACCCACCGGGAGCGGTCCATCGCCGCGCTGCTCGCGGAGGGGCATCAGGACGCGGTGGTCGCCGAGCGCCTCGGCATCAGCGTCCGCACCTGCCGGGCCCACATCGCCCGCCTCTCCGAACGCCTCGGCGCGGCCAGCCGCACCCAGCTCGGCGTCCGCATAGCCGAGGCCGGCCTCGAAGGCCCGCCCCGCACCACCCCACCGGACGACCTCCCCGCCCTTCCCTCCCCTACGCTCCCGGTCCCCGCTCCAGAATCCCCGACCGCCCGATGA
- a CDS encoding helix-turn-helix transcriptional regulator: MTAEPHGHAADELCEAGAALYARALREGGVAAEETAAAPCLIDIGLLHPAIGTPHRLEPAAPVTALHRLLRGIEDRVAEERRREERLTAAFEPLLRLADTHTAVSDTGTPAVTLLSGVGQINAAITEAMAEATREMFCIQPHTHQHGRRGQDGQAGSLGRDQAMLSRGCRIRALYPHTLRHSPLIATRYEQLRGDAEARTLDQVTDRLILLDRTVAFIPADTERTLALEVRHPTLISFFATTFDRFWHLATPMYPDAVQLPVIDGVTPRQRAIATLLVEGHTDAVIADRLGLNIRTARVHIAKLASLLGSESRAQLGYLIGRSGILERGPGA; the protein is encoded by the coding sequence GTGACCGCTGAGCCCCACGGGCACGCGGCCGACGAGCTGTGTGAGGCCGGCGCGGCGCTCTACGCACGGGCGCTGCGGGAAGGCGGCGTAGCCGCCGAGGAAACCGCCGCCGCGCCTTGCCTGATCGACATCGGTCTGCTGCACCCGGCCATCGGGACCCCGCACCGGCTGGAGCCGGCCGCCCCCGTGACCGCCCTGCACCGGCTGCTGCGCGGCATCGAGGACCGGGTCGCCGAGGAGCGGCGCCGGGAGGAACGGCTGACGGCGGCCTTCGAGCCGCTGCTGCGGCTGGCGGACACGCACACGGCAGTGTCCGACACCGGTACCCCTGCGGTCACCCTGCTCAGTGGCGTCGGGCAGATCAACGCCGCCATCACCGAAGCCATGGCCGAGGCGACTCGGGAAATGTTCTGCATCCAGCCACACACCCACCAACACGGCCGACGCGGCCAAGATGGCCAGGCCGGTTCCCTCGGACGCGACCAAGCCATGCTGTCCCGGGGCTGCCGCATCCGTGCTCTCTACCCACACACTCTCCGGCACTCCCCGCTCATCGCGACCCGCTACGAACAACTGCGTGGCGACGCCGAGGCACGCACCCTGGACCAGGTCACCGACCGCCTCATCCTCCTCGACCGCACGGTGGCCTTCATACCGGCGGACACCGAGCGGACCTTGGCCCTGGAGGTCCGCCACCCCACGCTGATCTCGTTCTTCGCCACGACCTTCGACCGCTTCTGGCACCTGGCGACGCCCATGTACCCCGACGCGGTCCAGCTCCCTGTCATCGACGGCGTCACCCCCCGCCAACGCGCCATAGCCACCCTCCTCGTCGAAGGCCACACCGACGCCGTCATAGCCGACCGCCTCGGCCTCAACATCCGCACCGCCCGCGTCCACATCGCCAAACTCGCCTCACTGCTCGGCAGTGAGAGCCGGGCCCAGCTCGGCTACCTCATCGGGCGGTCGGGGATTCTGGAGCGGGGACCGGGAGCGTAG
- a CDS encoding helix-turn-helix transcriptional regulator, translating into MFRTLGGGDLATSWTKGTHPHTVTELCEDGSRLYANALRAGRIDRADVETAPCLMEFGLLQPDLDDANWLRPIPPSAALAQRLHPLEREITERRRLTTELAETFEPFMALSARVASDTHSITVLEGSDRINAALDLATSQCQSQMLTVQPSTNRPERRIVQGLERDRPLLERGVSIRTLYQHTARYSPANLAYVDQVAGKVEIRTIDELVERLIVCDETVAFIPTRDDRQVALELRHPGLVRYLIKVFEFMWSRAVPLTAGAPYETAPDGITDIQHSIAKLLVEGHVDEAIARRLGMNVRTCRAHIAKLATALGSGSRAQLGYLIAQSGLLEQEAD; encoded by the coding sequence ATGTTCAGGACCCTGGGGGGTGGAGATTTGGCAACAAGCTGGACCAAAGGGACACATCCTCACACGGTGACCGAACTGTGCGAGGACGGCAGCCGTCTCTATGCGAATGCTCTTCGCGCGGGACGTATCGACCGTGCGGATGTGGAGACGGCTCCATGTCTGATGGAGTTCGGCCTGCTTCAGCCAGATCTCGACGATGCGAACTGGCTGCGCCCCATTCCTCCGTCGGCCGCCTTGGCTCAGCGGCTGCACCCGCTGGAACGTGAGATCACCGAGCGTCGGCGGCTGACCACCGAACTGGCGGAGACCTTCGAGCCGTTCATGGCCCTCAGCGCCCGGGTGGCCAGCGACACCCATTCGATCACCGTGCTGGAGGGAAGCGACCGGATCAACGCGGCACTCGACCTGGCCACGTCCCAGTGCCAGAGCCAGATGCTCACGGTCCAGCCGAGCACCAACCGCCCCGAGCGCAGGATCGTCCAGGGGCTGGAGCGGGACCGACCGCTGCTCGAACGCGGCGTCAGCATCCGGACGCTCTACCAGCACACCGCCCGCTACAGTCCCGCCAATCTGGCGTACGTGGATCAGGTGGCCGGCAAGGTGGAGATACGCACCATCGACGAGCTGGTCGAACGCCTCATCGTGTGCGACGAGACGGTGGCCTTCATCCCCACCCGCGACGACCGGCAGGTCGCTCTGGAACTCCGCCACCCCGGTCTGGTCCGCTACCTGATCAAGGTGTTCGAGTTCATGTGGTCCCGCGCCGTCCCCCTCACCGCCGGCGCCCCCTACGAAACCGCCCCCGACGGCATCACCGACATCCAGCACTCCATAGCCAAGCTGCTCGTCGAGGGCCACGTCGACGAGGCCATCGCCCGCCGCCTCGGGATGAACGTCCGCACCTGCCGCGCCCATATAGCGAAGCTGGCGACCGCGCTGGGCAGCGGCAGCAGGGCGCAGCTCGGCTATCTCATCGCCCAGTCGGGGCTGCTGGAGCAGGAAGCCGACTGA
- a CDS encoding Rieske (2Fe-2S) protein has translation MTTPPDDRSFRREMATAYRSGWHFIDLATAIPHSGDSLMVTVFGEPVVVTRDEDEDIRAYRCLRRPRGAPQPVRCAVRYGMVFVNLDQRDHRLAEPETTASTAVSATPRSA, from the coding sequence ATGACGACTCCTCCCGACGACCGTTCCTTCCGCCGCGAGATGGCCACCGCCTATCGCTCCGGTTGGCACTTCATCGACCTGGCCACCGCCATCCCCCACAGCGGTGACTCGTTGATGGTGACCGTGTTCGGCGAACCGGTGGTGGTGACGCGGGACGAGGACGAGGACATCCGGGCGTACCGGTGTCTGCGGCGACCGCGCGGCGCGCCGCAGCCAGTGCGGTGTGCCGTTCGGTACGGGATGGTCTTCGTCAATCTCGACCAGCGCGACCACCGGCTCGCCGAGCCGGAGACCACGGCCTCCACGGCCGTCTCAGCCACCCCCCGCAGTGCCTGA
- a CDS encoding pyridoxamine 5'-phosphate oxidase family protein: protein MSIYRVDPGEPDAAYLAFWRERHLCTLTTLRADGSPHVVPVGVTYEPEARLARVITRTGSAKARHVRAAGDAGARVAVCQMEGPRWATLEGLARVYEDRERVAEAERRYAERYGRQPEPNPLRVVIEIELTGALGRG, encoded by the coding sequence GTGAGCATCTATCGAGTGGACCCCGGTGAGCCCGACGCCGCGTATCTCGCCTTCTGGCGGGAGCGCCACCTCTGCACCCTGACCACCCTCCGCGCCGACGGCAGCCCGCATGTCGTGCCCGTCGGTGTCACATACGAACCGGAAGCCCGGCTCGCTCGGGTGATCACCCGCACAGGGAGCGCGAAGGCACGGCATGTGCGCGCCGCGGGCGACGCGGGCGCCCGCGTCGCGGTGTGCCAGATGGAGGGGCCGCGCTGGGCCACGCTGGAAGGGCTCGCCCGGGTGTACGAGGACCGGGAGCGGGTCGCCGAGGCGGAGCGGCGCTACGCGGAGCGGTACGGCCGGCAGCCGGAGCCCAATCCGCTCCGCGTGGTGATCGAGATCGAACTCACCGGGGCACTGGGGCGCGGCTGA